The DNA region ctaggtaggtaggtacaaCTGATGGCTTTCTTCACTTGCATGAAAGTTGAGCTGAGCCTGCTCTGTAACGGGTTGTACAACTATTAGGATCATTATCTGTTGGCCAGAGCTGACGGAAAATCCAAGAATGCGAACGCATGATCCGATTACTTCGGGAAGGATGGATGACGGACTGACCTACATGGGGAGTTCTGGATGGTTCCAAAGAATGCGAAAGGCACAGTTGTCTCTCGCTACCGGACATCGGACAACTATCCGACGTTAGGTGGGTGAAATCATGGTGCCTAGTTCCAAATAACATCAATATAAAATGTTGATGGCTTCAGCTCAGAGAACATGAACCTGACACAAAAGATCTGAGTTTGTTACCACTGGACCCCCCTTAACGTTTGCCGGCTGCACATGGCCGATTCGGCTACACAAGCTAGCCACGAGCCAAGTGTTGATCCTGCTTAAAGCGGCGAGGGGCCGCGTGGGTGGTGCACCCATTTCAATCTGACCGACGGGACACAGGCTCGGAAGAGTCGGAGTTGTTTGCTCATACTCGCCTATAAAGATGTGAGAGCCCGTTGCCTCTGTGTCGAGTGGTTGTTCTCAGCCCAGTTGACCATTCATCTCCTGCGGATATCCACATCGCGTACAATGAAGCTCTCGGCGCCAATTCTGTTCTTCACTTTCTTTGCTGCCGCCTCGGTTGCCCAGTACACCGGGCCATGTTCAGTTAACGACTGCGGTGCGAGTCATAGAGTGTGCGCTCGAGGATGGCTCTGTGTCCCCTACCCAAGCTTTGACCCTGCAAAGAGACAAGGTTGTACGTGCAGTACCGCATGAAGTGGGTTCGACCATCAG from Podospora pseudocomata strain CBS 415.72m chromosome 3, whole genome shotgun sequence includes:
- a CDS encoding hypothetical protein (EggNog:ENOG503PH7V), encoding MKLSAPILFFTFFAAASVAQYTGPCSVNDCGASHRVCARGWLCVPYPSFDPAKRQGYRTSNKLQHGIL